Proteins encoded in a region of the Anopheles aquasalis chromosome 2, idAnoAquaMG_Q_19, whole genome shotgun sequence genome:
- the LOC126568870 gene encoding neurogenic protein mastermind isoform X4, protein MSHRQFASVATASRRYRLGPCELPLPDQWLVHTQLTPSTPQASFFSSQTGGQSLGGGLVGGLSAATLPLHSSSGGGTGTSNGGSIILQQQSPANQPNAAAAPTTAGSAAAPSAQQLQSQSKIMNVVVPTVACPPNASKKIRRKPDTKPQSQINKCNNEKRRRELENEYIEQLGEFLQIKRDMTSCKPDKAAILSEVVRTFRHMLEQGNPNLTGSRCSKCSPDCSASCKLHPVQQGEVSSTEPPLPEPSVNGHSPEKSAYFEAVQHYISNVGWALLEINSEGVIECATENVRDVLHYSRTELHGQSIYSYLHTGDHSKLSPILNKNSFELNWDQNEVGRQRFWGRNLLSISLFFLSFPPTHQMFYQTPKRTIRTKIRWLLRAPEGANETIEQKQQRLEKYKDLLIISAPVKDDTEESSSVLCLITLPEDDQATIETTSTMPQTLDEQLTLKLDTNGNIIKYDATTLRKQFAGNLTKETIRSIYDICHYQDRPRLSDHLGNVRTANGTPLELTYRMRLGGPDVYVHVRAQSKLFCCSKPNESDFIMAICTVLTESEVALLSDGGGGPSFVMGGGTGSTGNPTSSSSLGLLMASTSNNAGTGGLNNGGNDVVSRHLAQITQGVSTMGGPLMSGVLNGGSGGGVGGTAGSGLGNSSGNMLGGTGSMAGAGTGASSIGGPGMGGGDLGSVGGQGTGGGLGSTIGSIVSPRSNPNTSTTPSMLCPPSSDSSNFFNTDFDIEFPHSTFDMEAVGVGWDSRPDSRTSVTPVSTPRPPSVSAYSPAAAPMCPSPMTPYYSGNTMGGMPSPSSNIGTNGGGSATGAGAGGGLVNPNMTLNNNNNSNTNNNNNNNTGSPFGGNVFQFPFEDSKDKLQDLQHQQQQHHQQQHMSPMQHQAGLQSQQQMVQRQHQQQQQHLQQQQQQQQQQHHQQPQPPSSNSHDSERLRNLLTTKRPHSNASSSSGLDLDHDHRNPNRILKGLLNSEEDKDNNGNKLSTASLSQRIPQSVRAQAQGNGGSVGGVGGTNGGPGVTVRPANESSKSASNNMLLQLLNDKSDDDDCDTRNRQGPSELLKQLQKVKDEPKDHNPPQLNHEELIQMLRVQSNDRKRPSAEPDEGSAVKRSDNRPLREKNKMLASLLANPSKAPMQMPNMQNMPLNRIIPDIPNSGLARQLANVSSSTAPNQTLNNNNLTTSNNNLKNVQQNQMRLQAQQQQQQMRKVAMPSQLQQPPTSSDIYLNHQQQQHHHHHPQQQQQQQQQQQLQHHSQQQQHHPQQHHAQQAALLQQQQQQMLAAQRQQNFSPAIQDSGIGSAGSGGSYAASTPATSTQLASEWDPELNEILNHVIEIAPEGDFPESELNSILGLRPIESSTSTVVPSPSSQPDIHEKLAINAIQKSLMQYENVSSPMQPQQQQQQQQLQQQAQFSGSPPAYPMHAMGGSGGASGTGTGQSMNPTGGAGSGAGAGALGSIGSVGTSGGTMQQQSSQAGPQNPNFTPPPVYPQRMRIPSGQGNGGQLGNGNPGGVTPNMIAMQKLHQRERILQEQQRTRLLQQQQKQHMVVPSNPTATSDLGPPNVALTRANSVPDSQLSPGFSPSLMQQQLSPSQRAQLSPQQAGFQGNPFNNNPGHRLSPQLPQMVPGFGNSGGNVNQQLSPRPPPFGGAGGAGGGQAINPPNVIAPGQSQQQQQQQQQQQQQQQQQQWQQNARLSIQQQNPMLNAQLSSVGGFNSAPNRQFVGPAQRQQRNTLNSPGAARQQQQQQQQQQQQQGAFGAGMVDGGGFPGPPSPSPVGVSAPNFANTVFANQQQMRLQRQGSVPAPQATQHLPGGSPRSAYGGHGGPGPDATGYGGMMFGGNAAAMQQHTATSPGDFFNRGGPTGLNGGMIGGGGGSMGGSGGRGGEGGGLSNGTSSNSNGIQQHQQQHHQQQQQQQQQQQHQLQQQQQHQQLGLNQSELIRQELRAVVSGRAQRPSPHSRSSPMGLSPLAGMPLHSLCNDGSGGNVVSIGNSNGGGVHTINNTMSTSMLSGNGSSNISNSSGGGGGGGVVSSGGSLTISSSLMGTGGGVGGGGGRMSQSNQQQSRASSEALGGVGGNSSNNSNAASSPEYDDPSMLFNYHFAPKEFFGGNTSR, encoded by the exons ATGAGCCATCGTCAGTTCGCTAGTGTGGCAACCGCATCTCGGCGTTACCG GCTTGGCCCATGTGAACTACCACTGCCGGACCAGTGGCTCGTCCATACACAGCTTACACCGTCAACACCACAAGCCTCGTTCTTCTCTTCgcaaaccggtggccaaagTTTGGGCGGTGGACTCGTCGGTGGActgtcagcagcaacactgccGTTACATTCCTCCAGTGGAGGTGGCACCGGTACTAGCAACGGGGGCAGCATCATCCTACAGCAGCAGTCACCTGCGAATCAGCCGaacgcagcagcggcaccaacCACAgctggatcagcagcagcaccgtcagcGCAACAACTGCAGAGTCAGTCAAAAATAATGAATGTCGTCGTACCAACTGTGGCCTGTCCGCCTAACGCATCGAAAAAGATTCGCCGAAAGCCAGACACCAAG CCACAGTCGCAGATTAATAAGTGCAACAACGAGAAGCGCCGCCGAGAGCTAGAAAATGAATATATTGAACAACTCGGCGAGTTCCTGCAGATTAAGCGGGATATGACCTCCTGCAAACCAGACAAGGCGGCGATACTAAGTGAAGTTGTGCGAACT TTTCGTCATATGCTCGAGCAAGGAAACCCGAATCTAACTGGTTCGCGGTGCTCCAAATGCTCACCGGATTGTTCCGCTTCCTGCAAACTGCACCCGGTGCAACAGGGAGAGGTATCGTCCACTGAACCGCCACTACCGGAACCATCGGTAAACGGCCACTCGCCGGAAAAGTCGGCCTACTTCGAGGCAGTGCAGCACTACATCTCGAACGTTGGCTGGGCCCTGCTCGAGATCAACTCGGAGGGTGTAATCGAATGTGCCACGGAGAACGTCCGCGACGTACTGCACTACTCGCGCACGGAGCTTCACGGACAGTCTATCTATTCGTACCTGCACACTGGTGATCATTCAAAGCTGAGTCCTATTTTAAATAAGAATTCGTTTGAGCTAAACTGGGATCAAAATGAGGTAGGTCGACAGCGATTCTGGGGGAGAAATCTTCTCTCTATATcactcttctttctttcgtttccccCCACGCACCAGATGTTCTACCAGACGCCAAAGCGTACCATACGGACGAAGATTCGTTGGCTACTGAGGGCGCCGGAAGgggcgaacgaaacgatcgagcaaaagcagcagcgtCTGGAGAAGTACAAGGACCTGCTGATCATCTCCGCGCCTGTCAAGGATGATACGGAGGAATCGTCCTCGGTACTCTGTCTAATTACGCTACCCGAGGACGATCAGGCAACAATcgaaaccaccagcacgatgCCACAAACACTAGACGAACAGCTAACACTGAAGCTGGACACTAACGGAAACATTATCA AATACGATGCAACGACACTGAGGAAACAGTTTGCAGGAAATCTTACCAAAGAGACTATACGGTCAATATACGATATCTGCCACTATCAGGACCGTCCACGGTTGAGCGACCATCTCGGCAACGTCCGAACGGCCAACGGGACGCCACTGGAGCTGACGTACCGTATGCGTCTCGGTGGTCCGGACGTGTACGTGCACGTGAGGGCCCAATCAAAGCTATTCTGCTGCTCGAAACCCAACGAATCGGACTTCATCATGGCCATCTGTACGGTGCTGACCGAGAGTGAGGTGGCCCTCCTTTcggacggcggcggtggtccatcgttcgtgatgggtggtggcaccggtagcaccggcAATCCTACCTCCTCCTCGTCTCTCGGTCTGCTAATGGCAAGCACGAGCAACAACGCCGGGACGGGCGGTCTTAACAACGGTGGCAACGATGTCGTCTCACGGCATCTCGCCCAGATCACGCAGGGAGTCAGCACCATGGGTGGGCCGCTCATGTCGGGCGTCCTgaatggtggcagtggcggcggtgtcGGCGGTACCGCTGGTAGTGGCCTTGGAAATTCCTCCGGAAATATGCTCGGTGGTACGGGCTCCATGGCAGGAGCAGGCACCGGTGCATCCAGTATCGGTGGTCCCggaatgggtggtggtgatctggGATCAGTAGGTGGTCagggcactggtggtggtctcggtTCGACGATTGGTTCAATCGTTTCGCCACGTAGCAAtccaaacaccagcaccacgcccTCGATGCTCTGTCCACCTTCCTCGGATAGTAGCAACTTCTTCAATACGGATTTTGACATCGAATTTCCACATTCCACGTTCGATATGGAAGCGGTCGGGGTTGGATGGGACTCACGGCCCGATTCCCGCACGAGCGTAACACCGGTCAGTACGCCACGGCCACCGTCCGTCAGTGCGTACAGTCCAGCGGCCGCCCCCATGTGTCCCTCGCCAATGACGCCGTACTACTCCGGCAATACGATGGGCGGTATGCCGTCGCCATCGAGCAACATCGgcacgaatggtggtggctctGCGACGGGAGCTGGGGCAGGAGGAGGGCTCGTTAATCCAAACATGAcgctgaacaacaacaataacagcaacacgaacaacaacaacaacaacaatacggGATCGCCATTTGGTGGAAACGTTTTCCAATTCCCGTTCGAGGACAGCAAAGACAAGCTGCAAGatcttcagcaccagcaacagcaacaccatcagcaacagcacatgTCGCCAATGCAGCACCAGGCAGGGCTACAATCGCAACAGCAGATGgtccagcggcagcatcagcaacaacaacagcaccttcagcagcagcagcagcaacagcagcaacaacaccatcagcaacctcagccaccatcatcgaattCACACGATTCCGAGCGATTACGGAACCTGCTTACAACCAAGCGACCTCACTCAAatgcctcgtcctcgtccggcCTGGATCTGGACCATGATCATCGGAATCCCAATCGAATTCTAAAG GGTTTACTAAATTCCGAAGAAGATAAGGATAATAATGGCAATAAATTAAGTACCGCATCTCTTTCACAACGTATACCTCAATCAGTTAGAGCCCAAGCACAGGGTAAcggtggtagtgttggtggtgttggtggtacgAATGGTGGACCAGGGGTAACGGTCCGCCCGGCCAATGAAAGTAGTAAATCCGCTAGCAATAATATGCTCCTGCAG CTGCTCAACGATAaaagtgatgatgacgattgtgACACCCGCAACCGGCAAGGTCCCAGCGAACTGCTCAAGCAACTGCAGAAGGTGAAA GACGAACCGAAGGACCATAATCCACCGCAGCTGAACCACGAGGAGCTGATACAGATGCTACGAGTGCAGAGTAACGATCGGAAGCGGCCTTCCGCCGAGCCGGATGAGGGGTCTGCGGTCAAGCGTTCGGACAATCGGCCGCTgcgcgagaaaaacaaaatgttggCCTCGCTGCTAGCGAACCCGTCCAAAGCACCGATGCAAATGCCCAACATGCAGAACATGCCCCTCAATCGCATCATCCCCGACATCCCGAACTCCGGTTTGGCGCGGCAGCTGGCGAACGTGTCGAGTTCGACCGCACCGAACCAAACGCTTAACAACAATAACCTTACGACGAGCAACAATAATCTAAAAAATGTACAACAGAACCAAATGCGCCTGCAggctcagcaacagcagcagcagatgcgcaAAGTGGCCATGCCTTCTCAACTGCAACAGCCTCCAACGTCCTCCGATATCTACCtcaatcatcagcaacagcagcaccaccaccatcatccgcagcagcaacagcagcaacaacagcagcagcagctacagcatcactcccagcagcagcaacatcatccacAGCAACACCATGCGCAACAAGCGGcactgttgcagcagcagcagcagcaaatgttgGCCGCCCAGCGGCAGCAAAATTTTTCACCAGCGATCCAGGATTCCGGCATTGGTTCGGCCGGAAGCGGAGGTTCTTACGCTGCCTCAACTCCCGCTACCTCTACCCAGCTCGCATCCGAGTGGGATCCGGAGCTGAACGAAATACTTAACCACGTTATCGAGATTGCACCGGAAGGAGACTTCCCCGAGAGTGAACTCAACAGTATCTTAG GCTTAAGACCGATCGAATCGTCCACGTCAACGGTGGTGCCATCACCGTCCAGTCAGCCAGATATTCACGAAAAGCTGGCCATCAACGCGATCCAGAAGTCGTTGATGCAGTACGAAAACGTCAGCTCACCgatgcagccgcagcaacaacagcaacagcagcagctgcagcaacaggcCCAGTTCAGTGGAAGTCCACCGGCCTACCCAATGCATGCCATGGGCGGTTCTGGTGGGGCTAGTGGTACTGGCACAGGACAATCCATGAACCCCACAGGAGGTGCCggttctggtgctggcgcaGGTGCTTTGGGTTCGATCGGTTCCGTCGGCACTTCGGGTGgtacgatgcagcagcaatcgtcACAAGCGGGACCACAGAATCCAAACTTTACACCTCCTCCCGTGTATCCGCAACGAATGCGAATACCCAGTGGTCAGGGTAACGGTGGGCAACTGGGCAATGGCAATCCCGGCGGCGTCACACCCAACATGATCGCTATGCAGAAGCTGCACCAAAGGGAACGGATActgcaggaacagcagcgaaCCCGGctgttgcaacagcagcagaaacaacaCATGGTGGTACCGTCCAATCCGACGGCGACCTCCGATCTAGGTC CACCAAATGTGGCGTTGACGCGAGCGAACAGCGTACCGGACTCACAGCTAAGCCCTGGTTTCTCGCCAAGTttgatgcagcaacagctcagTCCTAGCCAACGGGCTCAACTAAGTCCACAACAAGCAG GATTCCAAGGTAATCCGTTCAACAATAACCCAGGTCATCGGCTATCGCCGCAGCTGCCACAGATGGTGCCCGGATTCGGTAATAGCGGTGGAAATGTTAACCAGCAGCTCTCACCGAGACCTCCAccattcggtggtgctggtggtgctggtggtggacaaGCGATCAACCCACCGAACGTTATTGCGCCCGGCcaatcacagcaacagcagcagcaacaacagcagcagcagcaacaacaacaacagcagcaatggcaacaGAATGCAAGGCTTTCGATTCAACAGCAAAACCCGATGCTCAATGCACAGCTTTCG TCTGTTGGGGGTTTCAATTCGGCACCGAACCGACAGTTTGTGGGTCCGGCGCAACGTCAACAACGAAACACGCTAAACAGTCCAGGCGCtgcgcgacagcagcagcagcagcagcagcagcagcaacaacaacagggcgCATTCGGTGCAggaatggtggatggtggaggtTTCCCCGGACCACCCAGCCCTTCGCCTGTTGGTGTGTCGGCACCGAACTTTGCCAATACCGTATTcgctaaccagcagcagatgaggCTTCAGCGGCAGGGCAGCGTACCAGCGCCCCAAGCTACGCAACACTTGCCAG GAGGATCGCCCCGTTCCGCGTACGGTGGACACGGTGGGCCCGGTCCGGATGCCACCGGTTACGGCGGCATGATGTTCGGCGGTAATGCGGccgcgatgcagcagcacacggcGACCTCGCCTGGCGATTTCTTCAATCGCGGCGGCCCTACTG GTCTCAACGGTGGTatgatcggtggtggaggaggtagTATGGGTGGtagtggaggaagaggaggagaaggaggagggctAAGCAATGGCACTAGCTCTAACTCCAACGGTatccaacagcaccaacagcagcaccaccaacaacagcagcagcagcaacaacaacagcagcatcaactgcaacagcaacagcagcaccaacagcttGGTCTTAACCAATCTGAGCTTATACGGCAAGAGCTGCGTGCCGTCGTGAGTGGGCGAGCGCAAAGACCTAGTCCgcacagcaggagcagcccgATGGGCCTATCGCCTCTCGCTGGAATGCCCTTGCACTCCTTGTGTAACGATGGCAGCGGCGGAAACGTCGTGAGCATTGGCAATAGCAACGGAGGTGGTGTCCACACGATCAACAACACAATGTCGACGAGTATGCTGAGTGGCAATGGTTCTTCTAATATTAGTAATagtagcggcggtggtggaggtggtggtgtggttagCAGTGGTGGCAGCTTAACCATCAGCAGTAGCCTGAtgggcactggtggtggtgttggtggtggtggcggccgaaTGAGCCAAAGtaatcagcagcagagcagagcatcaTCGGAAGCTctcggtggtgttggtggtaatAGCAGTAATAACAGCAACGCTGCCAGTTCACCCGAGTATGATGATCCATCGATGCTGTTCAATTATCATTTCGCACCGAAAG AATTTTTTGGTGGAAACACGAGTCGGTGA